The window GTTCTGGGATGATCCCGAGCTCGGGGAGTCGCTAAAAATTTCACGATTTTGCCCAAAATTGGCCAcggagacccccccccccggtgttCTATGGCCTATCTCGCCGTCCCGTTTTCACTGTAATGCCCGATCTTTTGTGTTGTGCACCCTGGTTAAaagcttttgtcatttttttttgtgtgtgtgtgaaatgtcaAAGGGAAACCAAGAACATGTCCCACGTTTGatttttgtctctgcagtttacagatttggttttggttttttttttttattaagagtTGAGAGGTATGGAGTTTCAGAGAGTCGTGGCTTCTGTTCAGAACTTGTCGAAAGTGCTTTGGTTgtgcacagaaaaaagaaaaaacaaaacgagaTAACGttcgttttttattttctttctctttctttttttttttttttttttaacgcgAAGAGACAACATTTCTTGATTTGAGTCCAGAGACTTTAACACTTCTTATGTGACTTTCCCAACCTGCCCAGAGAGCTGCGGGATGGTGTCCCGGGAGGAGTCGGCGGAGGGTGGGCAGGGCGAGTCGGAGAGGCCGTTGCAGAAGCAGAGGAGCCGGCGGAGACCACGGGTGCTCTTCTCCCAGGCGCAGGTCTTCGAGCTGGAGCGGCGCTTCAAGCAGCAGCGCTACCTCTCCGCCCCGGAGCGGGAGCACCTGGCGACCACCCTCAAGCTCACCTCGAACCAGGTGAAGATCTGGTTCCAGAACCGCCGCTACAAGTGCAAACGGCAGCGGCAGGATAAGTCCCTGGAGGCGGCGGGGCAACACCACCCTCCCCCGCCCCGGCGCGTCGCCGTTCCGGTGCTGGTCCGGGATGGGAAGCCCTGCCTGGGCGGCGCGCAGAGCTACGCCGCCACTGCTCCGTACGGATCCAACCCGTACAGCTATAACGGATACCAGGCATACACGTACAACAGCCCCGCTTACAACACCAACTACAGCTGCACGTACACTAGCATCCCCGCCCTGCCCCCGTCCAACACCCCCAACGCCTTCATGAACATGAACTTGGGAAACGTGAGCGGCCTCGGCGGCTCCTCGCAGGCGCAAACACATCAAGGGACAGCGGTCACATCCTGCCAGGGCTCCCTGCAGGGGATCCGGGCCTGGTAGCCTCGTAGAACtcgtctccttttttttttaaatggagctctttcatttttgttggttGACCTACAACCTTTTAGAAGCGCGTGTTAACTCGGTGTAAAGTGTTGCTTGTATGTTGGATGTGAGTTTGGACTCACCCGTCGGCTCCGATGACTTTTTCGCACACAGCCTCGGCTTCGGTCACCCGCTTTCGCGTCGTGGCCCGGGGCATTTGTCGGTGCTCCAGGTCGGCGGCGGCCACGCTGAAGCGCAGAGGTGGGATTTCTCCTCATGCGAACTCAACAGGACgattgggggttttttttaatctttgtttttcacatgGTATATTTTCAGGCTGTGGAGAGATTGAATtgctttaaattgtttttgtttggatttttttttttttttttgggttcaACAGagaattgttttagtttatttcacATCTATTCAAATAAATCCAAGATATAAGAGAAGGTGCGTTTTGATTCTGTATTcgggccaaaaaaaaaaaaaaaaaaagatttaatctttctttttctatttttttctctcttttttcttttttgtttaactttcaACGCGCTATTAACAAAGAGAGATTTAAATAGCACTATTTGAGTGGCAAAATACAACACTGTCACAGAACtgtattttttccccaaattgggaaaataaataattatgataataataataataataataataatcataatataatCACTGCCTCCATACGGTGTCAGTGTGCCCGTCAGTGAATCAGATGCACGGTGGCAAATTACGCTCATAAACATATTAAGGGGAGAGTTGCTGGAGGAGGCCGGGCCACGGGAACTCTTTGTCCCGGTGCCAGGCGACGTGAAAGGAGGAAGTTATTCTCCATTTGAGGTCCTTTAAAGG is drawn from Xiphias gladius isolate SHS-SW01 ecotype Sanya breed wild chromosome 15, ASM1685928v1, whole genome shotgun sequence and contains these coding sequences:
- the LOC120799749 gene encoding homeobox protein Nkx-2.5-like, yielding MLLGGLHFFDAAEQELDDMMLQSPLTSTPFSVKDILKLEQQQQQQQQPGSLELQHRAHTQQHMPGSPPPPPPPPQQHFQTPPSCMLAGARDSPSFSDGEENLAYLSALAVRDEDRGETSLSPDMYIHPGHRGAKLDAAELEEQESKSCGMVSREESAEGGQGESERPLQKQRSRRRPRVLFSQAQVFELERRFKQQRYLSAPEREHLATTLKLTSNQVKIWFQNRRYKCKRQRQDKSLEAAGQHHPPPPRRVAVPVLVRDGKPCLGGAQSYAATAPYGSNPYSYNGYQAYTYNSPAYNTNYSCTYTSIPALPPSNTPNAFMNMNLGNVSGLGGSSQAQTHQGTAVTSCQGSLQGIRAW